A genomic region of Trifolium pratense cultivar HEN17-A07 linkage group LG3, ARS_RC_1.1, whole genome shotgun sequence contains the following coding sequences:
- the LOC123913489 gene encoding IRK-interacting protein-like, with the protein MATTSTSSTQVFKDNNNGNSETTRQEIKVAIAKAVELRALHASLMRGNNSSVTAKFPSPSPVSRSVSQFSAHDYPVFTPSYGDDPIIGYSQNHMKSLTISESWDERGSENSIETIAQDYKEKPISRKGILVPYGFTNKESHICPTDDTKSVTGSCANHITVLQTSPTSENYKYKRRNSLEDYSSVSSCNKCKPAIITSELESARNSKSSNIVVPATDSHSSFQSETKSKGVISWLFPRLKRKHKNENSPSRAESEDVSQVLKDIGIMSIQALKKELIEANENRDVALGEVSDMRTSLGELRQKMEYLESYCEELKKALKQSMQMQERDSQLCEQIKLSNLPQRGKSIDESVENSMPVNEEVMIEGFLQIVSESRLSVKQFCKNLLNTIEETDHSLTENLNSLLQPYKLSLNSKYSKAVLYHFEAFINQSLYQDFENCVFQKNGCSKFIDRHEDRQAKFSSFVALRNLSWNEVLRKGTKYYSEEFSKFCDQKMSCITTTLNWTRPWPEQLLQAFFVAAKCMWLLHLLAFSFNPPLGVLRVEENRIFDHRYMEDMSPRSQGPSKVKIMVNPGFYVKDRVLRCKVLCRYKSTA; encoded by the exons ATGGCTACAACTAGTACTTCTTCAACACAGGTTTTCAAAGACAACAACAATGGAAATTCTGAAACTACAAGACAAGAAATTAAGGTTGCTATAGCTAAAGCAGTGGAGTTAAGAGCTCTTCATGCTTCTTTAATGCGAGGGAATAATAGTTCAGTAACTGCTAAATTTCCATCTCCTTCCCCTGTTTCACGCTCTGTTTCTCAGTTCTCTGCTCATGATTACCCTGTTTTCACACCT AGCTATGGAGATGACCCAATTATAGGGTACAGTCAAAACCACATGAAAAGCCTAACAATATCAGAAAGTTGGGATGAAAGAGGATCAGAAAACAGCATAGAAACCATAGCACAAGATTACAAGGAGAAACCAATTTCAAGAAAAGGGATACTAGTACCTTATGGTTTTACCAACAAAGAATCTCACATATGCCCTACTGATGACACCAAATCTGTAACTGGCTCATGTGCAAATCACATCACTGTTCTTCAAACATCGCCTACCAGTGAAAACTACAAGTATAAGAGAAGAAACAGTTTAGAGGATTATTCATCAGTTTCATCCTGCAATAAATGTAAGCCTGCAATCATAACTAGTGAATTGGAGAGTGCAAGGAACAGCAAGAGCTCAAATATTGTTGTTCCCGCCACAGATTCCCACTCATCGTTTCAGTCCGAAACTAAAAGCAAAGGGGTGATTTCGTGGTTGTTTCCTCGGCTGAAGAGGAAGCATAAGAATGAGAATTCTCCAAGTAGAGCGGAATCTGAGGATGTTTCTCAGGTTCTCAAGGACATAGGAATAATGTCAATTCAGGCATTGAAGAAAGAGCTGATAGAAGCGAACGAGAATCGAGATGTGGCTTTAGGGGAAGTTTCTGATATGAGAACTTCACTGGGGGAACTGAGACAGAAGATGGAGTATTTGGAGAGTTACTGTGAAGAGCTGAAGAAAGCTTTGAAGCAATCCATGCAGATGCAGGAAAGGGATTCTCAACTTTGTGAACAGATTAAGCTTAGTAATCTTCCTCAAAGAGGAAAATCAATTGATGAGAGTGTTGAAAATTCAATGCCGGTGAATGAGGAAGTAATGATAGAGGGATTCTTGCAGATAGTATCAGAGTCAAGATTATCAGTGAAACAGTTCTGTAAGAACCTTTTAAACACCATTGAAGAAACCGATCATTCTTTGACAGAAAATTTGAACTCACTTCTTCAACCGTATAAACTGTCTCTAAATTCCAAGTACTCAAAAGCAGTTCTATACCATTTTGAAGCTTTCATAAACCAATCTCTCTACCAAGACTTTGAGAATTGTGTTTTCCAAAAGAACGGCTGCTCGAAATTCATAGACCGACATGAAGATCGCCAAGCAAAATTCTCGTCATTTGTTGCCCTTCGAAATTTGAGCTGGAATGAGGTACTGAGAAAAGGAACAAAATATTACAGTGAAGAGTTTAGCAAGTTTTGTGATCAGAAAATGAGTTGTATTACCACTACTCTAAATTGGACAAGACCTTGGCCTGAGCAGCTTCTTCAAGCTTTCTTTGTCGCAGCAAAATGCATGTGGTTGCTACATTTGCTTGCCTTTTCTTTCAACCCACCATTGGGAGTTTTAAGGGTCGAAGAGAATAGAATCTTTGATCATCGCTACATGGAAGATATGTCTCCAAGGTCACAGGGTCCAAGCAAAGTTAAGATCATGGTTAATCCAGGGTTTTATGTTAAGGATAGGGTTTTGAGGTGTAAGGTTCTTTGTAGGTACAAATCTACAGCTTAA